CCTGAGTATGCCAGTATAATCGGGCACATTGGCGTTCCTCAGCTTGCTGTTTCACATATTCAATAAGCTGCTTACCAATATGTTTCCCTCGAGATGCAGGAGCAACAAACAGGTCTTCTAAGTAACAAAAATCATTGATAGCCCAAGTTGAACCGTGAAAAACATAGTGAACGAAGCCAAGAATTTTCGAACCTTCTCGCGCAACTGCACAATACATCGGGATCTCTGCGTCAAAGAAACGCTTCCATGTTACAAGCGTTGTCTCTTCCGGCAACTCAACGTTATAAAATTGCTGGTAGTCTAACCAATAGGGTAGCCATTTAGCGTACTCATCTGCTTGTACTGGGCTCACGGAGATAGTGTGGATATTATCAATCATATCAACCTCTTGTATTCATAGGTAAAAATAAAATCGTTTAGAGATTGAATCATAGTTTTTATAGTGGTCTTACATAAGGTACACTTTCTTCATTTTTCATGGATCCACTTTTATAATGAAAAAGAACGATGCCAACTTCCCCAGTTTATTGCTTAAGAAAGGCGTAATTAAAGAGCAGTTTCATCTGGCTCTAAAAGAATTGATACTTAATGGGCAATTAAAATCGGGAACTAAACTCCCGTCCAGCAGAACGCTTTCTGAAATGATGTCGATTTCTCGGAATTCTGTTATTTCTGGTTTTGATCGCTTGATTGATGAAGGCTATCTCATTACAAAGAAGGGCGCGGGTACTTATGTTTCATCCATTATTCCTGATGAAATGATTCATATACAAACCACTGCTCAACACCAACGTGTTGATGATAAAAATATCGAGCTGAATATTAATCCGCAGATGAAATTAATGTCATCAATTTGGGATAAATCTTTACCTTACTCAGGACAAAGTCGAATATTTAGTATTGGAATAGGGTGTACCGATTTATTTCCCCATGAACTTTGGGGGCGGTTATTAGGGCGCGCGTGGCGGCAGTTTCGTAAGCAGATTGGACAATTAAACGAGCCTTTAGGATTTCAGCCATTAAGGGTAGCAATATCTGACTATGTTCGAACAACGCGTGGTTTAAATTGTACTGAAGACCAAATACTTATTGTGAATGGAACACAACAAGCGATAAATTTAGCAGCACAAGTTCTGCTGCAAAAGGGTGATGAGGTTTGGTTAGATGAGCCGGGATATGATGGTGCTTTAGGGGCATTTACTGCCATGGGTGCTAAAATATGCCCTGTAATCAGTGATAAAGACGGTATGGATATTTCCTATGGCATCAGGCGTTGGCCAAATGCAAAAATGATTTTCACCTCGCCTTCACATCAATTTCCTCTGGGTGGAACGTTGAGTTTATCAAGAAGAATGGCTTTACTTGACTGGGCGGCTGAAAATAAAACGTGGGTTTTTGAAGATGACTATAATAGTGAATTCCGATATACAGCTCCGCCGATACAAGCTCTTCAGGGGTTGGATAAGCAACAGCGAGTGATTTATGCTGGAACCTTTTCAAAAATGATGTTCCCCGAATTTCGCTTAGGTTTCCTTGTTATACCGAGCAATCTCATTGAGTCATTTAAGCTCGCCAAATACTATGCGGATACGCGCACATCTTATTTAGAACAAGCCACTCTTGCCATGTTTATTGCTGATGGTCATTATGCCCGCCATGTCAGACGGGTCAGAAAAGCCTGCTACGAACGTAAAAAAATAATAACGGAAGCCATCCAACAGTATCTGCCAAATAATTTTAGGATTGAACCCTCTGATTCAGGTATTCACATTGTCTGTTGGTTACCCGATATTTTAAAAGAGCAGGATATTATCGATAAATGCCGTAAAATAGGGTTAGGAGCACAACCCCTTTCCCGTTATTGCCAAACAAACTCAGCAGGCCACGCTATTTTATTAGGCTTTGCAGCTCATTCACCTGCAGAAATCGTGGCAGGAATACAAAGGCTGGGCCAAATAATTGCATAAATTATGTATTAGCTACCCCAGCGGCTTCTAATATAACTGACTGCTTCTTGGGTTTGTGGTTGGTTGAGGTTGTTCTCTCTGAACAGAATAGTCCCGTTGATTTGTGGCACTGACTCGTTCCAATCAAGCTGTTTTTTCAGCTCTGGTACGCCCCCATTGTTAGACCATTCTGGCTCATTCTTTGAAGGTTCACCCACTTTGTACAGCGCAATACCAATATAGAGGCGTGTTTTGGTAGGTTTCACCACGCTGACCCACCATTTGGCTAGCACATCATAACGGGCCACTTTACGTGAGAAGGGCCAATAAAGCTGCGGGGCAATGTAATCCAGTAACCCTTGTTGCACCCAGAGGCGGGTATCTGCATAAGCTTCATCATATGCCGCTGCTCCTAGCGTGTCGGAACCTGCCGGATCGTGTGAACGATTACG
The sequence above is drawn from the Yersinia intermedia genome and encodes:
- a CDS encoding GNAT family N-acetyltransferase, translating into MIDNIHTISVSPVQADEYAKWLPYWLDYQQFYNVELPEETTLVTWKRFFDAEIPMYCAVAREGSKILGFVHYVFHGSTWAINDFCYLEDLFVAPASRGKHIGKQLIEYVKQQAEERQCARLYWHTQESNLTAQKLYNWIAEKPGVIEYRLPI
- a CDS encoding PLP-dependent aminotransferase family protein, with translation MKKNDANFPSLLLKKGVIKEQFHLALKELILNGQLKSGTKLPSSRTLSEMMSISRNSVISGFDRLIDEGYLITKKGAGTYVSSIIPDEMIHIQTTAQHQRVDDKNIELNINPQMKLMSSIWDKSLPYSGQSRIFSIGIGCTDLFPHELWGRLLGRAWRQFRKQIGQLNEPLGFQPLRVAISDYVRTTRGLNCTEDQILIVNGTQQAINLAAQVLLQKGDEVWLDEPGYDGALGAFTAMGAKICPVISDKDGMDISYGIRRWPNAKMIFTSPSHQFPLGGTLSLSRRMALLDWAAENKTWVFEDDYNSEFRYTAPPIQALQGLDKQQRVIYAGTFSKMMFPEFRLGFLVIPSNLIESFKLAKYYADTRTSYLEQATLAMFIADGHYARHVRRVRKACYERKKIITEAIQQYLPNNFRIEPSDSGIHIVCWLPDILKEQDIIDKCRKIGLGAQPLSRYCQTNSAGHAILLGFAAHSPAEIVAGIQRLGQIIA